TCCAGCTTTCAACTCAGTCAACAAATCcaagtatgtatatatgtaaacATTTCTTAGTGAGAGTTAGATAACTTCATTGACTGACCCTTAGTGTCAGATAATAATAGTATTACAGAgactaaacaatgaaaataatagaaattttcaagaaaagaatAGTTGAAATAATTACAAACTTTAGTCAGTAACAAGtaacataaaattttttttttaaagactgttCCTCATTTCTGAAACCGATAAAAGCGATTACTAATGTAtggtggattaaaaaaaaaggaatcattTTACCCACAACAATGCCTAGAAAAAACCTGGTTACTTCCCATGAAACATGTACCAAAAGTATATATAATTCTAGTTTAGTGATATAGATCCAGAAGTACATTAAAAGACAGTAATCTAGACTTAGTACTGGATCTAGATATGATACTGAAGATTCTATTTAGTGATATAGATCCAGGCTTAAGAAacatacaaataatattttaaaacaaaattatgctaaaaagacaattcctcatttatgaagctgatgacttTGAGCGATTATTGTACTCTTGGTAACTAATGAATATTAGATAAAACCAAAGAAAACTTTATCAACTTTGTACCCTGACTCTTTCCAGTCCAGATATGGTAACATTAAAGGACattctagactagaatactggatctagtGATATGGTATAGAAATTTCTAGCTTGGTGATAGGCCTacagatccagacttagaaatagaaaaagacaGAATTCTAATAAGTCGATGTGCAAAATGttccaaaatgttttatttatttatttaactctttcatgAATACATGCAGGAATACTAAGTGATGAGTGTTCAAAATATAAACTTCTAGACCTCCAGACCAAATAtttaattctaacattattatattttgtaaaatcaTAATGGTCAAAGCAGAGTTTCCCTTAGTGggcaattagctagtaatttttttcccaaagatatacataaactcaAATTTCGAGGAAAATCGCTAGAGCTGTTCTCAAGatctgtgtccacccacccaGGTTCTAGTTTCCATGAAATGTTTGAAAGCTGAAAAgaggaatagtaaaaaaataacaacagtaaagccaaaaacaatacaaataaaaaagtcaGATAATTAAAgtagtcaataaataaaaatatccaaATATATAAGTATTTACATGACTTTTTGTCAGTAGTTAGTGAtaattacaataaaattgaGCACTTTAagaatctgattttttttaattttgatttttgtaaGTTAATAAGATTATAGAATAAAAGTTTTCATTCTTTAAGTGCTAAtgattccatatgctaggaaaaattcatacaagtgccattagagcatggaatgggttgcctgaataagtaacaccaatgacttagcagagttttttaagtttctaattaacatgcatgactacaaAAACACATGGAGCCATGTAGGACAATAtccttctcttttgaaggagggtatgtaatttaaaagatgataagaaagataaagataagataagaaagataaagataagataagaaacataAACACAGTCTAAAAACAGCTGAGTTAAATACacaagtttttttatttggttacaGTTTTTTTATATGTTCAGGTTAGTGATACAAAATCAAATGGTTATTTAATCTATTTTAGCTTTGGTGATAAAATATCTAATCTTTAAATTAGTGAAAGTTTTAAATGCTCAGTTAAGTACTGCATATCAAATTATCTgttaaatactaataatatagtgCAAAATCACTAATAAGTTATCAGTTTagttatatgttttttttcaacttaaagTTAAGTGGTAATGTATGAATTTTTTCAGTTTATGCATAATGGATATAGTGTTGCATTTAGTGATCTAATTTGCTCTTTCTCTATAATTTAGTGTTAGAGTAATTCATATTATGTCATTAATGTCCCCAGTCTGTAGCCTAGCCCCAGATGCTGGGCCTTGTAGGGCTAGGGAACCAAGATACCATTTCAACAGTGTTACAGGATTCTGTGAGATTTTCTACTATGGAGGATGTGATGGCAATGACAACAATTTTGAAACTCTTGACGCTTGCACAGCCTTGTGCGGTGGTACAACTCCCCCAGCCAGAAAATAAACatcaacacaacaacaaaaaaacacagaGTGAAAAGATAACATTATGTCCTGCAAACATTTTT
This genomic stretch from Biomphalaria glabrata chromosome 4, xgBioGlab47.1, whole genome shotgun sequence harbors:
- the LOC129925868 gene encoding hemolymph trypsin inhibitor B-like — translated: MMTKITLLCLFGMLCIQLSTQSTNPICSLAPDAGPCRAREPRYHFNSVTGFCEIFYYGGCDGNDNNFETLDACTALCGGTTPPARK